The window CACGGTCGCGAGCAAGTGTAACAGGCCGTCGCTGCCCAGCTTTCCCGTCCGGTCGCACCCGGTCACAGCCTCCCTTTCGACGGACTCCTTGCAATCGGGCGACCACGCCGAGTCTCGGATCGTGAGCTCAGGTACCCCGCTTTCACTTCCATCGTGTCGACTGGTAGAAACTCGGCCGGTAGTGGTTCCGGATACACCCCGGTCCCCGGAGAGACACCTCCATCTCGTCGCTGACAGTTCCGACGAGCGTGTCAGCGACGGGCCCTCCCCGCGCTCCTCCGTTCTCGGTTCGCGGCGCGTGGGCTGTCCACGGCGAGACGGTCGACTCTCGGGGATGCTGCCGGCGTCCCACACGGCGGAACGTCACGCGGGGGAGTGTTCGTTTCCTTCCGGCGAGAGTGCGGTCCCCTCCCGTCGGCCTGCCGGGTTTCGGTCTACAGCCGCCCGCTTGCAACGCGCCGCCCGGTACTCCCGTGCCTCCAACGACCGGGGTCGGCGTCATCCCAGTACTGAAACGTGAGGCGCCGGCCCCGAGCCTCCGGTCACCGCTATTGCCGTGACTGTCCGCCGTCCCCTGCCGGATTCACGTTGCCGCCGTCGGTCTGCGTTACCGCCGACACACCTCCCGTTTGCGCGTCTGCACTCTCCGTCCTTCCTCCGGAACGAGTATCGAACTCCGAGACGTTGTCGTCGAGGGTGGCCGCGATCTGCGAGAGCTGCTGGACGTTCGTGCTGACTTCCGAAACCGAAGCGGTCTGTTCTTCGGTCGCGGCCGAGACATCGCTCGCTTCTGCGGCGGTCTGGTCACTCACGCTCGACACCTCGTCTACCATCGCAACCACTTCTTCCGACGACGCCGCCTGGTCCTCGGTGGCGTCACTGATCTCCTGAATACCCGCTTCGGCTTCGTCGACCGCTGTCGCAATCTCGTCGAACATCTCGATCGTGTCCTCGATCGTCTCCGACCCGCGTTCGACACGATTTCGCATCACCTCGATCCCGTCGACTGTCTCACCGGCCGTCGACTGGACCATTGCGATCTGGTTTTCGATCTCCGTAGTCGCGTCACTAACCTCCTGTGCGAGGCTCTTGATCTCGTCTGCGACGACAGCAAACCCTTCGCCGGCCTCTCCGGCCCGAGCCGCCTCGATGGACGCGTTCAACGCGAGTATGTTCGTCTGTTCGGCGATCCCGGTGATCAGATCGACGATGTCTCCGATCTCCTCCATCTTCTCGTCGAGCGTCTTGACTTGACCCACTGCGTCGTCCGCCTGCGCCTCGATCGAACTGATCTCCTCGGTCGCTTCGGCTGCGTACTCCTGGCCCACCTCGCTGCGTTCGACAGCGGCTTCGGCCGTCGAGGTCACCTCCTCCGCCGAGGAGGCGATCTCCTCGATGGTCGCGGACACGTCGTTCATCTCCCCCGCAACCTTGCTGAGGTTCTCGCTTTGCGTATCCGCGCCGTGGGAAATCTCCTCGACCGAACCGGCGACCTGTTCGCTCGCCTGTTCGATCTCTTCGGTACTCTCCGCGATCAGGTCGCTTGAGGCGGCCACCTCGTCGGCGACGTCCTGAATGGTTCCCACGCTGTCGCTGAGTTGGTCGATACCCGCTTCGAGGTCCCGCAACACGGTGCCGTACACACCGGGGTAGTCGGTCTCGAATCGACGGTCGAGCTGTCTGGTCTTCAGCCCTTCACTCGCGGTCGCGATCTGCGCGAAGGCGTCGGATAGCGTTTCGGTTCCCTCTTCGAGGTCATCCAGCACAGTACCGTACTGCCCCGGTTTGTCGGAGGCGATGGTCTGATCGAGGTCGCCCGTCCGCAGGCTGTTGCTCGCCTCCTGTATCTCCCCGAAGCTGGTCGTGAGTTGGGTGGTCCCCGAGTCGAGGTGTCGCATAATCTCCCCGTACTGCCCCGGGTACTCGGTGTTGATATCCTGGTGGAGGTCCCCCGTTTCGAGGTTACGGCTCACAGTATCGAGGTCCCCGAAGACGGCGCGGAGCTTCCCCTGCATCTCCTTGATCGCCGTGACCATCCGCCCGATCTCGTCGTCTTCGACGTGGTCGTCGACCTCCGTGGTGAGGTCCCCGTTGTTGGCCGCAACGGCGGCCTCGGTCAACTGTCTGATCGGCGTTGTGATGCGTCTGGCCACGAACAGGCCGATCACGATCGCGAAGACGAACGCACCGAGCGTGAGTCCGATAACCTCCTGCTGTGCCGTCTGCGTGTTGCTGTCAGCAGCAGCCACCTGAGCTTCGAGGTCCTCCTGCGCTGATCCTTCGATGGCGTGAGCGTTCTCCTCCATTTCGATCCGTAATTCCTCCATCCGGGCCGCCTTCCGTTCAGCGAGGTCGTCGTTACCTGCGTTCTTTGCCTCGAAGAACTCCGTGCCGAGTTGACTGTACTCCTGGTGTTGCGATTGGAGCGTCTCGAACCGTGCTGCCTGCTCCGCACTCAACTCGCTTTCCTCTAAGCGCTCTGCGTGCTCGGTGTACAGTGCCTCCGCGTCGTTGAACTGCTCCTGTGCGCCGGACTCACCGAGCTGTGCTGCCTGTATTGCCCCCCGTTGTCGCTCGATGGCAACGATCATCTCCGCCGAAGCGTCCATCCTGATTCCGTCCTCTGCGATCAGGTGAGCCTCCTCGTCCACAGTGCTGACCGCCGTATAGCCAACCGCCCCAGTCACAGCGACTAATAGGGCGACGAGGACGAACGCGACGATCAGTTTTGGCCTCAGGTCCAGCTGGTCGATGGTAACTCTTTCGAGCATCAATATGGAAAATGAAATTAACACGTAATCAATACTCTCACTTAATATCATATATGATTGTTGCTGAATATCCGAGTTTAAGTTTGAATCTTACAAAAATAAGCCTCATTTGATATCCAAATAGGGTGAGATATTCATACGAATAAGAAATTATGAAATCTGCTGTCCGCTGCCCGATTCTACTGAACGCGAGTTCGCACGAGGTACGGGGCCAATTGATATTGTCGGTTATAGTAGCGTTTGCAACTGGCTGCACATCCGATCGCACGACGGCGTGCGAACGAGTGAGCGAAGACTTGCAAACGCCACTATAGTGAGCAAACCTGAACCCGGTTTCGGGGTCCACGTTTCGGCTGTGGGCAACTCCGAAATAATCCACCTCGTAACCGTTTTAACGGACGGTTGCCACAGTCTCACACACGATGACCACAGGACTCGCCGCACGGCTCGAACGGATCTCCACAGGGGGGCGATACCTCGTCGTCCCGATGGACCACGGCATCACACTCGGCCCGGTCAAGGGACTCGTCGATCTCGAATCGACCGTCGACGCGATCACCCGCGGGGGCGCCGACGCGGTACTCACCCAGAAGGGCGTCGCCGCCCGCGTCCACGAGCACAAAAACGGGAAGGGGTTCATCGTCCACCTCAACGGCTCTACCTCCATCGGCCCCGACTCAAACGACAAGCGCCGGACCGGCACCGTCGAGGAGGCGTTGCGGGCCGGCGCGGACGCGGTGTCGTTCCACATCAACGTCGGCAGCGACCACGAACCCGACCAGTTGACGGAGTTGAGCGACGTGATCGAGACCGCACACCGGCTCGGGGTTCCCGTCCTCGCGATGAGCTACGCCCGCGGGCCGGGCGTCGACGAACACGACGCCGAGAGCCTGGCACACGCCGTCCGGATCGCCGAGGAGCTGGGCGCCGACGTGGTGAAGACCGCCTACTCCGGCGACCCCGACACCTTCGAGCGGGTGTGTGAAGCCACCCGGCTGCCGGTCGTCATCGCGGGGGGAAGCCGCGGTACCGACCGCGAAACCGCCGAGATGGTCCGCGGCGCGATGGACGCGGGCGCCGCCGGCGTCTCGATGGGGCGGTCGATCTTCCAGCACGACGACCCCGGGGCGATCACCCGCGCGGTCAGCGCGATCATCCACGACGACGCCGACGCCGCCGACGCGATCGACGCCGCCGGGCTCGCAGTCGAGGCGTAGACCGCTGCCGCGGGTCCGCTTTCCCAGCTCCGAGGGCGGGTTTTGATGATCGGTCGCTGTCGGGGAACCGCCGGCGGATGGGACCGGAAAGGGGCCTTCACGCCCCTGTCCGGGTT of the Halobellus ruber genome contains:
- a CDS encoding methyl-accepting chemotaxis protein, with product MLERVTIDQLDLRPKLIVAFVLVALLVAVTGAVGYTAVSTVDEEAHLIAEDGIRMDASAEMIVAIERQRGAIQAAQLGESGAQEQFNDAEALYTEHAERLEESELSAEQAARFETLQSQHQEYSQLGTEFFEAKNAGNDDLAERKAARMEELRIEMEENAHAIEGSAQEDLEAQVAAADSNTQTAQQEVIGLTLGAFVFAIVIGLFVARRITTPIRQLTEAAVAANNGDLTTEVDDHVEDDEIGRMVTAIKEMQGKLRAVFGDLDTVSRNLETGDLHQDINTEYPGQYGEIMRHLDSGTTQLTTSFGEIQEASNSLRTGDLDQTIASDKPGQYGTVLDDLEEGTETLSDAFAQIATASEGLKTRQLDRRFETDYPGVYGTVLRDLEAGIDQLSDSVGTIQDVADEVAASSDLIAESTEEIEQASEQVAGSVEEISHGADTQSENLSKVAGEMNDVSATIEEIASSAEEVTSTAEAAVERSEVGQEYAAEATEEISSIEAQADDAVGQVKTLDEKMEEIGDIVDLITGIAEQTNILALNASIEAARAGEAGEGFAVVADEIKSLAQEVSDATTEIENQIAMVQSTAGETVDGIEVMRNRVERGSETIEDTIEMFDEIATAVDEAEAGIQEISDATEDQAASSEEVVAMVDEVSSVSDQTAAEASDVSAATEEQTASVSEVSTNVQQLSQIAATLDDNVSEFDTRSGGRTESADAQTGGVSAVTQTDGGNVNPAGDGGQSRQ
- a CDS encoding 2-amino-3,7-dideoxy-D-threo-hept-6-ulosonate synthase, yielding MTTGLAARLERISTGGRYLVVPMDHGITLGPVKGLVDLESTVDAITRGGADAVLTQKGVAARVHEHKNGKGFIVHLNGSTSIGPDSNDKRRTGTVEEALRAGADAVSFHINVGSDHEPDQLTELSDVIETAHRLGVPVLAMSYARGPGVDEHDAESLAHAVRIAEELGADVVKTAYSGDPDTFERVCEATRLPVVIAGGSRGTDRETAEMVRGAMDAGAAGVSMGRSIFQHDDPGAITRAVSAIIHDDADAADAIDAAGLAVEA